In the Tetrapisispora phaffii CBS 4417 chromosome 7, complete genome genome, one interval contains:
- the RRP42 gene encoding exosome non-catalytic core subunit RRP42 (similar to Saccharomyces cerevisiae RRP42 (YDL111C); ancestral locus Anc_2.326) has protein sequence MTLSIAEKSYLYDSLTASPSIRPDGRKPHQFRPIEVSTDFLPSSNGSSRIISGDGSECIVSVKAKVIDHTLSDEELIQVDLDIAGERTDSPQVETLMSLLNKVLKSGPGFEHSRLQLTERYSFKIFIDILVISSNCNPASLISFAMFSALNTTTLPKLISSFDDLKVEELPMFDDYDLVNLKLKSPLVFLLAIVGNNLIVDPDANESEVCDNAIIVTWLDGKIRSPIRTLTLNNSYSKGFDPTLLQKGLKLIEENAAAVLTALESS, from the coding sequence ATGACATTGTCAATTGCAGAAAAATCGTATTTATATGATTCGTTAACAGCTTCGCCTTCCATCAGACCAGATGGCCGGAAGCCTCATCAATTCAGACCTATCGAAGTATCTACAGATTTTTTACCAAGTTCTAATGGTTCTTCCAGAATTATTTCTGGCGACGGTAGTGAGTGTATTGTTAGTGTAAAGGCCAAAGTCATCGATCACACTTTGAGTGACGAAGAATTGATCCAAGTCGATTTGGATATTGCTGGAGAGAGAACAGATTCTCCACAGGTTGAAACTTTGATgtctttattaaataagGTCTTAAAATCAGGGCCAGGGTTTGAGCATTCCCGTCTTCAATTGACTGAAAGGTATAgctttaaaatatttattgatatattggttatttcttcaaattgcAATCCAGCATCACTTATATCATTTGCTATGTTTTCAGCATTAAATACAACTACACTACCGAAACTTATATCAAGTTTCGATGATTTGaaagttgaagaattaCCTATGTTTGATGATTATGACTTAGTAAacttaaaattaaaatctcCATTAGTTTTTCTTCTAGCTATTGTTggtaataatttaattgttgATCCAGATGCAAATGAGTCAGAGGTATGTGATAATGCAATAATTGTTACATGGTTGGATGGGAAAATAAGAAGCCCAATAAGAACCTTAACATTGAATAATTCTTACTCTAAAGGTTTCGATCCTACTTTACTTCAAAAAGGTCTTAAATTGATAGAAGAAAATGCAGCTGCTGTTTTAACTGCGTTAGAAAGCTCATAA
- the TPHA0G00960 gene encoding short-chain dehydrogenase/reductase (similar to Saccharomyces cerevisiae YDL114W; ancestral locus Anc_2.323): protein MAKILPEKSSNNVAVVTGGSGGLGFQLALSLASYYVTVICLDMFIPVIQNYENINFYKCDISNFEEVKKMKQCINQRYGTVNILVNNAGITEISELVNVPELRIHTVLQVNLIGPCITTQIFLNDILQSKKGAIINISSVLGIITPARLTSYGASKSGLICFHRCLERNLRANLELQRSKNKIKMILVCPGKIQTELFINVKTPSSLIAPDIDPKKLANQVVKTLFESPLPFVTIMMPYYSNLIPTIMKLNTSYIHILKYLSGMNAATKNQK, encoded by the coding sequence ATGGCAAAAATATTACCGGAGAAGAGTTCAAATAATGTTGCCGTTGTTACTGGTGGTAGTGGTGGGCTTGGGTTTCAGTTGGCACTATCATTGGCTAGCTATTATGTTACGGTAATTTGTTTAGACATGTTTATCCCAGTTATCcaaaattatgaaaatatcaatttttacAAATGTGACATTAGTAATTTTGAAGAGGTCAAAAAGATGAAACAGTGTATTAATCAGAGGTATGGAacagtaaatattttagtaAACAATGCAGGTATTACAGAAATAAGTGAATTAGTTAATGTTCCTGAATTACGTATACACACTGTTTTACAAGTTAATTTAATTGGGCCATGTATTACGACgcaaatatttttgaacGATATTCTTCAATCAAAGAAAGGTgcaataataaatatatcttcaGTACTCGGAATAATTACACCGGCGAGATTGACTTCCTATGGGGCTTCAAAATCTGGTTTGATATGTTTCCACAGATGCCTTGAAAGGAATTTACGAGCCAATTTAGAGCTTCAaagatcaaaaaataaaattaaaatgaTACTTGTATGTCCTGGAAAAATTCAAACAGAACTTTTTATTAATGTAAAGACACCATCTTCACTCATTGCCCCGGATATTGATCCTAAAAAACTAGCTAACCAGGTTGTTAAGACTCTATTCGAGTCTCCGTTACCTTTTGTTACTATTATGATGCCATATTACTCTAATTTAATTCCaacaataatgaaactTAATACCAgttatatacatatattaaaatatttaagtGGAATGAATGCTGCTACAAAAAACCAAAAGTAA
- the TPHA0G00990 gene encoding uncharacterized protein (similar to Saccharomyces cerevisiae YMR265C; ancestral locus Anc_8.818), protein MEFDMDHDVLKQWNSCPAHLNLPVVPPGKIRKIHIYDFDNTLYNSPHPNRQLFSKTFIKDVLLKQDLLPSGNWWSDEKYLRVSFEESKKPSDHGEIRSFWNDKVIKLAKQSCAAEDTITLVLTGRKEEAFSSLIEEMLSSKFLDSKFNAVCLKKKFSPYSNNTNKSDHTTWSTSNFKLEIFNDFMNYYQDSLQEITVYEDRGSHVRIFEHFFSQTHLYPLHLNKRTFNWYVIPVPPTITYLPPALELQKVKESIEKYNLDNLNTPIKIKWSPLQTGFFLTTTSQKKLVSWTTSHFHYKQPKMWVYNIYDYPAYIPCVERGSQIEKKEIVKLWTNNNRKALSDSAAIDMISEKFYARLFSASDSRKLILEFKITEVGVVKLKDPQVKAFGNIRIAKNSIFVIYKLEPQSKSKYTYTKFPYLTIIGSSSKYASFEEEMLYDLIFDTPEANIVWSKVPQPVRITTYFGQYSKVIT, encoded by the coding sequence ATGGAGTTTGATATGGATCATGACGTACTGAAACAATGGAATAGCTGTCCTGCTCATTTGAATTTGCCAGTGGTACCACCTGGGAAGATTCGCAagatacatatatatgacTTTGATAACACACTTTATAATTCGCCTCATCCTAATAGACAATTATTTAGtaaaacatttattaaagatgTTTTATTGAAACAAGATCTCTTACCATCTGGCAACTGGTGGTCagatgaaaaatatttgagagtatcttttgaagaaagTAAGAAGCCCAGCGATCATGGTGAAATAAGAAGTTTTTGGAATGATAAAGTTATAAAACTAGCGAAACAATCATGCGCAGCTGAAGATACAATAACTCTGGTATTAACTGGCCGAAAAGAAGAAGCCTTTAGTTCattaattgaagaaatgttatcatcaaaatttCTTGACTCAAAATTCAATGCTGTATGTCTAAAGAAGAAGTTCTCGCCATATTCAAACAATACCAATAAATCAGATCATACAACTTGGTCCACAagtaattttaaattagaaatatttaatgacTTCATGAACTATTACCAAGATTCATTACAGGAAATAACAGTATATGAAGATAGAGGCTCTCATGTCAGAATATTTgaacattttttttcacaAACCCACCTGTATCCTTTGcatttaaataaaagaacATTTAATTGGTATGTTATTCCAGTCCCTCCAACGATCACTTATTTACCACCAGCATTAGAACTTCAAAAGGTTAAAGAATCTATTGAGAAATACAACTTAGATAATCTCAACACACCgatcaaaataaaatggtCACCATTACAAACGGGATTTTTCCTTACAACAACTTCTCAAAAAAAGTTAGTATCGTGGACGACAAGTCATTTCCATTATAAACAACCAAAAATGTGggtatataatatttacgACTATCCTGCATATATACCATGCGTAGAAAGAGGTTCCCAGATTGAAAAGAAGGAAATAGTTAAATTATGgacaaataataatagaaagGCATTATCAGATAGCGCTGCCATCGACATGATATCTGAAAAATTCTATGCAAGATTGTTTTCTGCTTCAGATTCGAGGAAGTTAATTttagaatttaaaataactGAAGTTGGTGtagtaaaattaaaagatcCACAAGTAAAGGCATTCGGAAATATCAGAATAGCAAAAAACTCGATATTTGTTATATACAAGTTAGAGCCACAAAGCAAGAGTAAGTATACATACACAAAATTCCCATACCTTACAATAATAGGCTCGTCATCAAAGTATGCAAgctttgaagaagaaatgtTATATGATCTTATTTTTGATACACCCGAAGCTAATATAGTATGGAGTAAGGTACCTCAGCCAGTACGAATAACCACATATTTTGGTCAATATTCAAAGGTGATCACATAA
- the NUP188 gene encoding Nup188p (similar to Saccharomyces cerevisiae NUP188 (YML103C); ancestral locus Anc_8.821): MRLSFSYLSGYLESIRDPNHVAELDKLQLIEEYLSDNQELIDKISSFDSYDSKITEPKKDKTVTLRYQKEQIDITDDDNKVAYDISKILKLNYDEVLKVIANQEKSIKKTSIQELAQVVLSERLCIVTSIHAILNNSETPILYNKISTDISVKKEEIFIDLMNLLDDIFEKYGTLRDYQFAEELDSEAKLSEILRIKKKEDMIYITNILRLLVLLSLNSNFNKDIITKWFDVLIRSNDFFDTLVDTDNVPEYIVDKMESLFTINTLLILGLDISTITINNNKHIMQEKELFKFINETLLKNKVNPVISYMWSFILFTKLYLYDEDPISEKLFIDAVFQDQSLQSVISHFAAIAEAQNVFYCIMKLSNSCSTSNFYAAIISSFITLSLNFIEMTVETSEMFKYVLFRTPEEYVEKFLTSDTFEKQILLLKAKLPFVSEALLPLINLSSVNSDFAHYIWKELTVYTTNIKLGELDYDLLDDSSNSDLIITKRDLLVQLPFDTKKNTFLKIPSSTKAKILVSNSSDNVQDSVLFQMNYSGWSLLGNILQSLNELYIHKGYEIDQLGRSTIISIIELITGILKSSGSVDEIQNTVSSLSVNVKEKDIFSVIFNIFEVSLQNRSYQLICSCTDFLLALFRPYPQYVWSYLFKSELLERYGKSSYINSILGSIELSNGEYDFSIKIAKLANLLANDPTAYIGNAVVKTKLDFIEKLSMHLVRIYEGYQFWNYTKIPQRFELGIQCASFFNTILSNFYGTPNHDKEKNMLNTCLSSLAESLLSSHSMDLHSAKSLISTLTSGQNDELSLLTNIAFGKEYTQLINESFKLSITLISTRVTLNLPPSTFEKLVYENSKDLLEIYTSKYYMKNDIICLLNSLIAAPWLGTYPFLLSYLGENNSKTLFNIVCYDLDNPLIGNNILENWYKFIQTLAESKQDGLAALFLTGNIISSSEQKLSENHSIIEILKKNSLKLKSLPDCTSHALLSALLCSLDSWSYGLDKKFDGKFSDLLIEILNESNVTSQKGISTPSDYNSQIYKYKIVTKIVEIFALQLFTGKDNKELISKMFKQKDITLFVQPFFKIKGYNHTLIDTINTGFTQICPGKELKDFVTSPAFKINSSHHSYFNIEYMDKWFSTNPKWNSFKERLLIASSEVDLVSAQEAAAKAWGALLMSYIRASQPDISPNLIDLVLILLKDNLDEINEDFDFTNIFCERLELSFFILFTIQKQSKKIEEQKLMEIFSHLVCIFKSSKISYLDNIPYSTNNNMYRPILRSLLLVLQISKDNSSFVELMSDEIIEFFELCFCKGAHLILAELLTEITNTPKNNSKKTPFNFADRIQDLCFLLSIFKCIKALSPSNDFNKVIASSLNEIGTIKVLLNTYSSSHLFKYDEEPVLGSIALNFIAELCSVAEIAKVFIFNGLFAVLLESPISVAIQQGSLKPETKIKLHNIWSHGLLSIILVLISLFGYKVLAESCLFVSYFTNQIKDTTSSWCYRNLNISSAVIRETSQLILLQKMLNELNYKKFLSESGKTATNKSSGISEVELIIGLDNDDDKRRLNLAFKHFLTHPKFLKSKVVPSTLEERHLVENDSTRDAFVVELTKEIQKLQDSLYNNL, encoded by the coding sequence ATGCGtctttcattttcatatttGTCTGGGTATCTTGAATCCATTAGAGATCCAAACCATGTTGCAGAATTGGATAAACTGCaattaattgaagaatatttATCTGACAACCAAGagttaattgataaaatttccTCTTTTGATTCTTATGATTCGAAGATAACAGAGCccaaaaaagataaaactGTAACACTTAGATATCAAAAGGaacaaattgatattaCTGATGACGATAATAAAGTAGCATACGACATTTCAaagattttgaaacttAATTACGATGAAGTTTTGAAAGTTATAGCTAATCAGGAGAAATCTATTAAGAAGACCAGCATCCAGGAATTGGCTCAAGTAGTATTATCCGAACGTTTATGCATTGTCACATCCATACATGCCATTTTGAACAACAGTGAGACCCctattttatataacaaGATCTCTACAGATATATCGgtaaagaaagaagaaatatttatagacttaatgaatttattagatgatatatttgagAAGTATGGGACCTTAAGAGATTATCAATTTGCAGAGGAATTGGATTCAGAAGCAAAATTGTCGGAAATATTaagaataaagaaaaaggaGGATATGATTTATATAACAAACATTTTGAGATTATTAGTACTGTTGTCATTAAActcaaattttaataaagatataataaCCAAATGGTTTGATGTTCTTATTAGATCAAACgatttttttgatacaTTAGTTGATACAGATAATGTTCCAGAATACATAGTAGATAAAATGGAATCATTATTCACAATCAACACCTTACTGATATTAGGATTAGATATATCAACTATCACtatcaacaacaataaaCACATAATGCAAGAGAAGgaactttttaaatttataaatgaaACTTTACTGAAAAATAAGGTAAATCCAGTTATTTCTTATATGTGgtcttttattttgtttacCAAACTATATTTGTATGACGAAGATCCAATTAGTGAAAAGTTATTTATTGATGCTGTATTCCAAGATCAGTCATTACAGTCAGTCATTTCTCATTTTGCAGCCATTGCAGAAGCACAGAATGTGTTTTATTGTATAATGAAACTATCCAACTCATGTTCGACCAGTAACTTCTATGCGGCGATAATTAGTTCGTTTATCACTCTTTCATTAAACTTCATTGAGATGACAGTAGAAACATCTGAGATGTTCAAGTATGTTCTATTTAGAACTCCAGAAGAATACGTCGAAAAATTCTTAACTAGTGATACCTTTGAAAAACAAATTCTTTTACTGAAGGCCAAACTTCCATTCGTGTCTGAAGCACTATTGCCtcttattaatttatcCTCTGTTAACTCAGATTTCGCTCATTATATTTGGAAAGAATTAACTGTTTACACTACTAATATCAAGTTGGGAGAATTGGACTATGATCTGCTAGATGATTCATCAAATTCTGATTTAATCATTACGAAAAGAGATTTATTAGTTCAGCTACCATTTGATACAAAGAAGAATACTTTCTTGAAAATTCCTTCATCAACAAAAGCAAAAATTTTGGTATCTAATTCATCAGATAATGTCCAGGATTCAGTTCTATTCCAAATGAACTATAGTGGTTGGTCCCTTTTGGGTAATATTCTTCAGTCCTTGAATGAACTTTATATTCATAAGGGATATGAAATTGATCAACTAGGCAGATCTACTATAATTTCCATTATTGAGTTAATCACCGGAATTTTAAAGTCAAGTGGGTCGGTTGatgaaattcaaaacaCAGTTAGTAGTCTATCTGTAAATGTTAAGGAGAAGGATATATTCTCtgttatattcaatatatttgaagttTCATTACAAAATCGTAGTTATCAACTAATTTGTTCATGCACCGACTTCTTATTAGCATTATTTAGACCATACCCGCAATATGTCTGGTCCTATCTTTTTAAATCTGAGTTATTGGAAAGATATGGAAAATCTAGCTATATTAACAGCATTTTAGGTTCCATTGAGTTATCAAATGGAGAATATGATTTCAGCATAAAGATAGCGAAATTAGCAAATTTGTTAGCTAATGATCCAACTGCATACATAGGGAATGCAGTCGTCAAAACGAAGCTAgatttcattgaaaaattatcaatgcATTTAGTTCGTATTTATGAAGGATATCAGTTTTGGAATTACACTAAAATTCCTCAAAGATTTGAATTAGGTATTCAATGTGCTTCCTTTTTTAATACTATTTTATCAAACTTTTATGGCACCCCAAATCACGAcaaagaaaagaatatgTTAAATACATGTCTGTCTTCGCTAGCTGAGTCCTTATTATCCTCACACTCCATGGACCTTCATTCCGCAAAGTCATTAATTAGTACACTAACTTCGGGACAAAATGACGAACTAAGCCTGTTAACTAATATTGCATTCGGAAAAGAATATACACAGTTGATAAACGAATCATTTAAACTCTCCATTACTTTGATTTCCACAAGAGTCACATTAAATTTACCTCCAAGCacttttgaaaaacttGTATATGAGAACTCAAAAGATCTTTTGGAAATATAtacttcaaaatattatatgaaaaatgatatcaTATGTTTATTGAATAGTCTCATAGCAGCGCCATGGTTAGGTACATATCCTTTCTTACTCTCTTATCTAGGTGAAAATAATTCGAAGACTCTATTTAACATAGTTTGCTATGATTTAGATAATCCTTTAATTGGTAACAACATTTTAGAAAACTGGTACAAATTCATTCAAACGCTAGCAGAAAGCAAGCAAGATGGACTTGCTGCATTGTTTTTAACTGGAAATATCATCTCCAGTTCTGAACAGAAACTATCTGAAAATCATTCAATCATTgagattttgaagaaaaattccCTAAAGTTGAAATCATTGCCAGATTGTACAAGCCACGCCTTATTAAGTGCTTTATTGTGCTCACTTGATTCATGGTCTTACGGTTTGGACAAAAAATTCGATGGTAAATTTAGTGATTTAttgattgaaattttaaatgaatcGAATGTTACTTCTCAAAAAGGAATATCTACCCCTTCCGATTACAATTCCCAAATTTATAAGTATAAAATAGTTACGaaaattgttgaaatatTCGCGTTACAATTATTTACCGGTAAGGATAATAAAGAACTGATCTCCAAAATGTTTAAGCAAAAAGATATTACTTTGTTTGTGCAGCCATTTTTCAAGATAAAGGGTTATAACCATACCTTAATTGATACAATAAATACCGGGTTCACACAAATTTGTCCCGGAAAGGAATTAAAAGACTTTGTTACTTCTCCTGCTTTCAAAATAAACTCTTCTCATCattcatattttaacaTTGAATATATGGATAAATGGTTTAGTACAAATCCTAAATGGAATTCATTTAAGGAGCGATTGTTAATTGCATCTTCAGAAGTTGATCTTGTTTCAGCTCAAGAAGCTGCAGCCAAGGCATGGGGTGCTTTGTTGATGTCTTATATAAGGGCATCACAACCTGACATTAGTCctaatttaattgatttgGTGTTAATCTTACTAAAAGACAATCTGGATGAAATTAACGAAGACTTTGATTTTACTAACATATTTTGTGAGCGTCTggaattatcattttttattttatttacaatcCAGAAACAATCGAAGAAAAtagaagaacaaaaattaatggaAATTTTCAGTCATCTAGTCTGCATCTTTAAATCTAGTAAAATCTCATATCTGGATAATATTCCATATTCCACCAATAACAATATGTATAGACCAATTTTGCGTTCTTTGTTACTTGTACTACAAATTAGCAAAGACAACTCATCATTTGTAGAATTAATGTCTGATGagataattgaatttttcgAATTATGCTTTTGTAAAGGAGCTCACTTAATTTTAGCAGAATTATTAACTGAAATCACTAATACACCTAAAAATAACTCCAAAAAAACACCATTTAATTTTGCGGATAGAATTCAAGACCTTTGTTTCTTActatcaatttttaaatgtatCAAGGCATTGAGTCcttcaaatgattttaataaagtaATTGCATCCTCATTGAATGAGATTGGTACAATTAAAGTGTTACTCAATACTTACTCTAGTTCTCACTTATTTAAGTATGATGAAGAACCGGTTCTTGGATCCATAGCATTGAACTTCATCGCTGAACTATGTTCTGTAGCAGAAATTGCCaaagtttttattttcaacgGACTATTTGCAGTATTGTTAGAAAGTCCAATATCTGTGGCAATTCAACAAGGCTCTTTGAAACCGGAAACTAAAATTAAGTTACATAACATATGGAGTCACGGATTATTGTCCATCATACTAGTATTGATTAGCTTGTTTGGCTATAAGGTACTGGCTGAATCATGTTTGTTCGTATCTTATTTTACGAATCAAATCAAGGATACAACTTCAAGCTGGTGCTACAGAAACTTAAATATATCGTCTGCAGTAATTAGAGAGACTtctcaattaattttactaCAAAAGATGCTAAACGAGCTTAATTACAAGAAATTCTTATCTGAATCAGGAAAGACGGCCACCAACAAATCTAGTGGAATCTCCGAAGTCGAACTAATCATAGGTCTAGACAATGACGACGATAAAAGACGATTGAATTTAGCTTTCAAGCATTTTTTGACACATCCTAAATTCCTTAAATCCAAGGTCGTTCCTAGTACTTTAGAAGAACGTCATCTTGTAGAGAATGATTCAACAAGGGATGCATTCGTTGTAGAACttacaaaagaaattcaGAAACTACAAGatagtttatataataacttGTAA
- the SAP30 gene encoding Sap30p (similar to Saccharomyces cerevisiae SAP30 (YMR263W); ancestral locus Anc_8.815), protein MSRTTNSNSESESKQRNVVSGNAHTNAQTTGVKNTGKQRPTVTQNQYIKNLVKTHITNNHPALTELPHPLDFDKYDESILRKYKDHFKLDVPDNLTLRGYLLGSALGLRTFSGKKNQIGKPGARITKNKLANEVKTHFDNYSVKENTCVPHFIYKVKTQKKKFKMEFKD, encoded by the coding sequence ATGTCGAGAACTACCAATTCAAATAGTGAATCAGAGAGTAAACAGAGGAATGTCGTGTCTGGTAATGCACATACTAATGCTCAGACTACTGGAGTTAAGAATACTGGGAAACAAAGGCCCACTGTTACACAAAATCAATACATAAAAAATTTAGTCAAAACTCATATAACAAATAATCATCCAGCTTTGACAGAATTACCACATCCATTAGACTTCGATAAATATGATGAAAGTATTTTAAGGAAATATAAAGATCATTTTAAATTGGACGTTCCTGATAATTTGACTCTAAGAGGATACCTGTTGGGATCAGCTTTAGGTTTAAGGACTTTTTCTGGTAAGAAGAATCAAATTGGTAAACCTGGTGCAAGAataactaaaaataaactaGCTAATGAAGTAAAGACACattttgataattattcagtaaaagaaaatactTGTGTACcacattttatttacaaagtTAAAACACAGAAAAAGAAGTTTAAAATGGAATTTAAGGACTAA